The Desulfovibrio sp. JC022 genome window below encodes:
- a CDS encoding LysE family translocator, translating to MTIASTIALIFAVLIFALIPGPGVMSIIAQSVARGFKSTALYCVGVVMGDFTYLIMVIFGMGFAAQKLGAGFVFLKWAGAAYLIYLGIKCWLAPPPLAEDAALPEEKGMGKTFLAGLCISLGNPKVIAFYCGFLPGFMDLQTLTSTDVLIVVSSIIPTVLAVLLVYAWLGDRSRTAIRSPKIWKIANRCAGSVLIGSGIAVASE from the coding sequence TTGCACTTATATTTGCTGTTTTGATTTTTGCGCTGATCCCCGGACCTGGCGTAATGTCCATCATTGCCCAGTCTGTTGCCCGCGGATTCAAATCCACTGCCCTTTATTGTGTAGGCGTCGTCATGGGCGATTTCACCTACCTGATCATGGTCATTTTCGGCATGGGGTTCGCGGCCCAGAAGCTGGGAGCGGGATTTGTTTTCCTGAAGTGGGCCGGAGCGGCTTACCTGATCTATCTTGGCATAAAGTGCTGGCTGGCCCCGCCGCCTCTTGCAGAAGACGCAGCCCTTCCTGAAGAAAAAGGAATGGGCAAAACCTTTCTTGCCGGACTGTGCATATCGCTGGGCAACCCTAAAGTAATCGCCTTTTACTGCGGATTCCTGCCCGGCTTCATGGATTTGCAGACCCTGACTTCAACGGATGTGCTCATTGTAGTCAGCTCAATCATCCCAACCGTACTGGCAGTACTGCTGGTTTACGCATGGCTTGGAGACCGCAGCAGAACCGCCATCCGCAGCCCGAAAATCTGGAAGATTGCCAACCGTTGCGCCGGTTCAGTTTTGATCGGTTCCGGGATTGCGGTAGCAAGTGAGTAG
- a CDS encoding aspartate/glutamate racemase family protein, with product MKTLGILGGMSWESTLSYYKLLNKGVRDKIGGLHSCRMVMHSVDFAPFAEQMGKNDWESITAGLVKGAKSVEAGGAEALIIATNTMHKAADEVQAAVNIPLLHMADAIAAGAKKTGASKLGLLGTAFTMEQDFLSRPLKEKYGLDVIVPDCDGRSMVHRTIFDELCCGKLTDKTRDAYIEIIEEMTALGAESIVLGCTEIGLLVKPEDVSVPLIDTVEAHVELALDYVLK from the coding sequence ATGAAAACTCTGGGAATACTCGGGGGTATGAGCTGGGAATCGACTCTTTCTTATTACAAGCTACTTAATAAAGGAGTACGCGATAAAATAGGCGGGCTACACTCATGTCGTATGGTCATGCACAGCGTGGATTTTGCTCCTTTTGCAGAGCAGATGGGTAAGAATGATTGGGAGAGCATCACAGCCGGATTGGTTAAGGGCGCGAAAAGCGTTGAGGCCGGAGGAGCTGAGGCACTGATAATTGCCACCAACACAATGCATAAAGCTGCGGATGAAGTTCAGGCGGCGGTTAATATCCCGCTGTTACACATGGCTGATGCCATTGCTGCCGGAGCAAAAAAAACAGGGGCTTCAAAGCTTGGTTTGTTGGGGACTGCTTTCACTATGGAGCAGGATTTTTTGTCCCGTCCGCTTAAGGAAAAATACGGGCTGGATGTGATAGTGCCTGACTGTGATGGTAGGTCCATGGTCCATCGCACAATTTTTGATGAGCTTTGCTGTGGGAAACTTACCGATAAGACTCGCGATGCATATATTGAAATAATAGAAGAAATGACTGCGCTGGGGGCCGAATCAATCGTACTCGGCTGCACTGAGATCGGGCTCTTGGTCAAGCCGGAGGATGTGTCCGTACCGTTGATTGATACGGTAGAGGCGCATGTTGAATTGGCGCTTGATTATGTTTTGAAATAA
- the hmcA gene encoding sulfate respiration complex hexadecaheme cytochrome HmcA: MANGKKLLRLSGILIVLAGVLGFHMEAMSMVGTPQENGNKRPDLIMIDTIAAQEELELPAVVFLHDTHTKAAAEQGKDCTACHQKNEGTVSYKFKRLENGTPKQLKEIYHNGCISCHAADAKAGKKTGPQVGECRSCHVAEPEIKAERAPAGMENILHYRHWDSKLIAKDAGQDTNCGSCHHVYNNLDKKLEYVKGQEENCSVCHTVKPTGAVKLATTEAYHGQCVSCHLEMKTAKAEKTGPVDCAGCHGETQAAKIKTDDAAVLKKMGGKLPRLPRSQPDAVLLTAPVQDNVAVKATMAAVAFNHKAHEGYTESCSSCHHETMNKSCSSCHTVRGSEDGGFVTLDKAMHKADSTRSCMGCHAVKQKDPKCAGCHELMPKNVIKSEETCAVCHNGPASTSSEPVKMETSAKAAIASKLIMKRPESPTLITEKDIPEFVTINVLENEYKASKLPHRKIIMSMVDGMKGDAMANAFHSTPLSVCGSCHHNSPASATPPSCASCHGGKIQDERPALKAAYHVQCMTCHDAMNIKKPASTDCTACHAKK; the protein is encoded by the coding sequence ATGGCAAACGGAAAGAAACTATTGCGATTGTCCGGTATCCTGATCGTCCTGGCCGGGGTGCTCGGCTTCCATATGGAAGCGATGAGCATGGTCGGAACCCCGCAGGAAAACGGCAACAAGCGTCCTGATCTGATTATGATCGACACTATTGCCGCTCAGGAAGAACTGGAACTGCCTGCTGTTGTGTTTCTCCATGATACACACACCAAGGCAGCGGCCGAGCAGGGCAAAGACTGTACTGCCTGCCACCAAAAAAACGAGGGAACCGTATCTTACAAGTTCAAAAGACTTGAAAACGGTACTCCTAAACAGCTCAAAGAAATTTACCACAACGGTTGTATCAGCTGTCATGCTGCCGACGCCAAGGCCGGAAAGAAAACCGGACCTCAAGTTGGTGAATGCCGCAGCTGTCACGTTGCCGAACCTGAAATCAAGGCTGAGCGTGCTCCCGCAGGTATGGAAAATATTCTCCACTACCGCCACTGGGATTCCAAGCTCATCGCCAAGGATGCAGGCCAGGACACCAACTGTGGAAGCTGTCACCACGTATACAACAATCTCGACAAGAAGCTTGAATACGTGAAAGGACAGGAAGAAAACTGTAGCGTATGCCACACTGTCAAGCCTACAGGCGCGGTAAAACTGGCTACCACTGAAGCCTACCACGGCCAGTGTGTGAGCTGTCACCTTGAAATGAAGACTGCAAAAGCGGAAAAAACCGGCCCTGTCGACTGTGCCGGCTGCCACGGCGAAACGCAGGCTGCTAAAATCAAGACTGACGACGCTGCTGTTTTGAAAAAAATGGGTGGAAAACTGCCCCGCCTCCCCAGAAGTCAACCCGACGCTGTACTGCTCACCGCCCCGGTGCAGGATAACGTTGCTGTAAAAGCAACCATGGCTGCTGTAGCTTTCAACCATAAGGCCCACGAAGGTTACACTGAATCTTGCAGCTCCTGCCACCACGAAACCATGAACAAGTCATGCTCCTCTTGTCACACTGTTCGCGGTTCCGAAGACGGCGGTTTTGTCACTCTCGACAAGGCTATGCACAAGGCTGACAGCACCAGATCCTGTATGGGTTGTCATGCTGTAAAGCAGAAAGATCCTAAATGTGCAGGCTGTCACGAACTCATGCCCAAGAATGTAATCAAGTCCGAGGAGACCTGTGCGGTCTGCCATAACGGACCCGCTTCCACCTCCAGCGAACCTGTCAAGATGGAAACCTCCGCCAAGGCTGCCATTGCATCAAAGCTGATCATGAAGCGTCCCGAGTCTCCGACTCTGATTACGGAAAAGGATATTCCTGAATTCGTGACCATCAACGTCCTTGAAAATGAATACAAAGCCAGCAAACTGCCCCACCGCAAAATCATCATGAGCATGGTTGACGGCATGAAAGGCGACGCAATGGCTAACGCTTTCCACAGCACACCCCTTAGCGTGTGCGGAAGCTGCCACCACAACAGCCCCGCAAGCGCGACTCCTCCGAGCTGCGCAAGCTGTCACGGCGGTAAAATTCAGGACGAACGTCCGGCCCTCAAGGCTGCTTACCACGTTCAGTGCATGACCTGTCATGACGCCATGAACATCAAGAAGCCTGCTTCCACTGACTGCACCGCATGTCACGCGAAGAAATAG
- the hmcB gene encoding sulfate respiration complex iron-sulfur protein HmcB, with protein MLRRTFLGMLGATCVGASLPAGAEAAGKEFKGYPGSKGVLFDATRCIGCRKCEAACNKVNKLPAPEKSFDDLAVLDTKRRTDAKTHTVVNKYGTPEHPVFRKSQCNHCLEPACASACFVKAFKKLPNGAVVYDESVCVGCRYCMVACPFEIPTYEYDEPLTPRVMKCDMCAPRQAKGQLPGCVAECPKEALVFGTRDELIKIARERIRRNPDRYVDHLYGEDEMGGTSWLYLSGVPFNEIGMREDLGTKSAPELTAGALAAVPMVAGLWPVLLGGIYAVSKRNSKVADEERKEAVENAIAKASAEAEKTLSEALEKADVANKRQIEVEVKKAVEEALKPAEEEEAENSEKEES; from the coding sequence ATGTTACGCAGAACATTCCTCGGAATGCTGGGCGCAACCTGCGTGGGAGCTTCCCTCCCCGCAGGAGCTGAGGCCGCAGGCAAGGAGTTCAAAGGTTATCCCGGAAGCAAGGGTGTACTCTTTGACGCTACCCGCTGCATCGGCTGCCGCAAATGTGAAGCCGCCTGCAACAAGGTCAACAAACTTCCCGCACCGGAGAAGAGCTTTGATGACCTCGCCGTGCTGGACACTAAACGCAGAACTGATGCCAAGACCCACACCGTGGTCAACAAGTACGGTACTCCGGAACATCCCGTATTCCGCAAGTCCCAGTGCAACCACTGTCTTGAGCCGGCCTGTGCGTCCGCATGCTTCGTAAAAGCATTCAAAAAACTGCCCAATGGCGCAGTTGTTTATGATGAGTCGGTCTGTGTGGGCTGCCGCTACTGCATGGTAGCCTGCCCCTTTGAAATTCCGACTTACGAATATGATGAACCCCTGACCCCGCGGGTTATGAAGTGCGACATGTGCGCCCCCCGTCAGGCCAAGGGCCAGCTCCCCGGCTGTGTTGCCGAGTGCCCCAAAGAAGCACTCGTCTTCGGCACAAGGGATGAGCTGATCAAAATCGCCCGTGAGCGCATCCGCCGCAATCCTGACCGTTACGTTGACCATCTTTACGGTGAAGACGAAATGGGCGGAACCAGCTGGTTGTACCTCTCCGGTGTGCCCTTCAATGAAATCGGCATGCGCGAAGACCTCGGCACCAAATCCGCTCCTGAACTCACTGCCGGCGCGCTGGCGGCGGTTCCCATGGTTGCGGGTCTCTGGCCTGTACTTCTCGGCGGCATCTACGCAGTAAGCAAACGCAACAGCAAGGTTGCGGATGAAGAACGCAAAGAAGCTGTTGAAAATGCAATTGCCAAGGCAAGCGCAGAAGCAGAAAAGACCCTCTCCGAAGCTCTTGAAAAGGCCGATGTTGCCAACAAGCGCCAGATCGAAGTTGAGGTCAAAAAAGCCGTGGAAGAAGCCCTGAAGCCTGCAGAGGAAGAAGAGGCTGAAAACAGCGAGAAGGAGGAATCATAA
- the hmcC gene encoding sulfate respiration complex protein HmcC, which produces MSTPANNGPKSAFNTFNLVAGAILLVGLVLTVLRFTQGIGPVTNLDDNNPWGIWIGFDLLCGVALAAGGYTTSAACYIFGLKRFHSAVRPAILTAFLGYALVVFALQYDLGRPWRLPYPIFVSQGTTSLLFEVGLCVMLYLTVLFVEFTPAMFEWLGWKKIRKVVMKLTLVLTIFGVVLSTLHQSSLGALYTIAPSKLHPLWYSPYMPLYFFVSSIAAGMSMVIFEGSMSHKKLHRMMDEEYLKHHDGVVFGFGKAAALVLFGYFFIKVMGVAYDNNWHYLTSGYGLLFLTEILGFVALPCFLYGVGVRDRNLGLIKKASIITVLGIVFNRFNVSMVAFNYHLPASERYFPSMIEIGISVFIVTLGVVIFRFITTRMPIFFEHPDYKGDH; this is translated from the coding sequence ATGTCCACTCCCGCGAACAACGGCCCTAAATCGGCCTTCAATACCTTCAATCTGGTGGCAGGTGCCATCCTCCTCGTAGGTCTGGTACTCACCGTACTCAGATTTACTCAGGGGATCGGTCCCGTGACCAACCTTGATGACAACAACCCGTGGGGAATCTGGATCGGATTCGACCTGCTCTGCGGTGTTGCTCTTGCAGCCGGCGGATACACAACCTCCGCAGCCTGCTATATCTTCGGGCTCAAGCGTTTTCACTCCGCTGTACGTCCGGCAATCCTGACCGCCTTCCTCGGCTACGCGCTGGTTGTATTCGCATTGCAGTACGACCTCGGCCGCCCCTGGAGGCTCCCGTACCCCATCTTCGTTTCTCAGGGAACAACCTCCCTGCTCTTCGAAGTTGGTCTGTGCGTTATGCTCTACCTGACAGTGCTCTTCGTTGAGTTCACTCCGGCCATGTTCGAATGGCTGGGCTGGAAGAAAATCCGCAAAGTGGTCATGAAACTGACCCTCGTGCTGACCATCTTCGGCGTAGTGCTCTCCACCCTGCACCAGTCCTCTCTGGGCGCGTTGTACACCATCGCACCGTCGAAACTGCATCCGCTCTGGTATTCACCCTACATGCCGCTCTACTTCTTTGTTTCAAGTATTGCCGCAGGTATGTCCATGGTCATCTTCGAGGGCTCCATGTCCCACAAGAAGCTGCACCGCATGATGGACGAAGAATACCTCAAGCACCACGACGGCGTGGTCTTCGGATTCGGTAAGGCTGCAGCTCTTGTTCTCTTCGGCTACTTCTTCATCAAAGTGATGGGTGTGGCTTACGATAACAACTGGCACTACCTGACTTCAGGATACGGCCTGCTGTTCCTGACCGAGATCCTCGGTTTCGTGGCCCTGCCCTGCTTCCTCTATGGTGTGGGTGTTCGTGACAGAAACCTCGGCCTGATCAAGAAAGCATCGATCATCACCGTGCTCGGTATTGTCTTCAACAGGTTCAACGTTTCCATGGTGGCGTTCAACTACCACCTGCCCGCGTCTGAAAGGTACTTCCCCAGCATGATTGAAATCGGAATCTCCGTATTCATCGTCACCCTCGGTGTTGTGATCTTCCGTTTCATCACTACCCGGATGCCCATCTTTTTCGAGCATCCCGACTACAAGGGCGACCACTAG
- the hmcD gene encoding sulfate respiration complex protein HmcD, with protein sequence MEAHNLQEYYTFTKGIMYLLMGGALVGVTLFWQFLMGGKAYRDENKKNYGDHH encoded by the coding sequence ATGGAAGCACATAACCTTCAGGAATATTACACATTCACCAAAGGTATCATGTACCTCTTGATGGGTGGAGCACTGGTTGGAGTGACCCTGTTCTGGCAGTTCCTCATGGGTGGAAAAGCCTACCGTGATGAAAACAAAAAGAACTACGGCGACCACCATTAA
- the hmcE gene encoding sulfate respiration complex protein HmcE, with product MYELLTGPLLWLVFAISFGGLLVRVVLYFKGLSQQLDRVAYKAHLSYGLKGAFNSIISWLNPVGARAWRKKPGYTFIFFAFHIGLLATPIFLAAHNIMLQENLGFSLPQMPAFFADLLSWTVIVACVAIILRRIALPEVRILTTAYDYLLLVITVAPFVTGLIARYQMGDYQFWLLAHIITGEIWLLCLPFTKLSHCVLFFCSRAQLGMDYGIKRGGLKGSTFSW from the coding sequence ATGTACGAACTTCTGACCGGGCCTTTGCTCTGGCTGGTTTTTGCAATCAGCTTCGGCGGCCTGCTGGTACGCGTAGTGCTCTACTTCAAGGGCCTGAGCCAACAGCTCGACCGCGTGGCATATAAAGCCCATCTGTCCTACGGACTTAAAGGTGCGTTCAATTCAATAATCAGCTGGCTCAACCCTGTGGGCGCACGCGCATGGAGAAAAAAGCCCGGCTATACCTTTATATTCTTTGCATTCCACATCGGACTGCTCGCAACCCCCATCTTCCTTGCAGCACACAACATTATGTTGCAGGAAAATCTGGGTTTCAGCCTGCCGCAGATGCCCGCGTTCTTCGCGGATCTGCTCTCATGGACTGTAATTGTGGCCTGTGTTGCAATCATCCTGCGCCGCATTGCACTCCCGGAAGTAAGAATCCTCACCACAGCATATGACTATCTGCTGCTGGTGATCACCGTAGCTCCCTTTGTAACCGGCCTCATCGCCCGTTACCAGATGGGTGACTACCAGTTCTGGCTGCTGGCCCACATCATAACTGGAGAAATCTGGTTGCTGTGCCTGCCTTTCACCAAACTCAGCCACTGCGTGCTCTTCTTCTGTTCCCGTGCTCAGCTCGGAATGGATTACGGCATCAAACGCGGCGGCCTGAAAGGCTCCACCTTCTCCTGGTAA
- the hmcF gene encoding sulfate respiration complex iron-sulfur protein HmcF yields MPQGELCNRQPIVTDEQLKLTLSDKSGKKYYAEMLELDVDTNALWATIQKTMKARLKTWLEICAHCGMCADSCFLYQVNDCVPEQVPSYKIQSTLGHIVKKKGQVDNEFMRHCMKVAWSQCTCCNRCGMYCPHGIDMGVMFSYLRGLLYSQGFVPWELKIGSGMHRVYRAQMDVTTEDWVETCEWMAEETEEEWPGLTIPVDKQDAEIMYTCNAREPKHYPEDLAEAAVLFHVAGTNWTVPSEGWEQTSLSMFAGDWECCKDNVNHVYDAIERLNPARVTGTECGHAHRATVIEGPYWAGREDGLPPKPYIHYVEWLAEALREGKLKIDPAKRIKEPVTLQDSCNYVRNQGLKDVTREIISYIVEPGYFVEMAPNKEHNYCCGGGGGFNGIGMYREQRNVALRKKMDQILDTGCKLVIAPCHNCWDAIRDLEEEYEIGIRWSFLKPLIIGMLDIPEGMRVEW; encoded by the coding sequence ATGCCTCAAGGTGAACTTTGTAACAGACAGCCGATTGTAACTGATGAGCAGCTCAAGCTGACTCTCTCAGATAAGAGCGGCAAGAAATATTACGCTGAAATGCTAGAGCTGGATGTGGATACCAATGCTTTGTGGGCCACTATCCAGAAAACCATGAAGGCCAGACTCAAAACCTGGCTCGAAATCTGTGCCCATTGCGGCATGTGTGCGGACAGCTGTTTCCTCTATCAGGTTAACGACTGTGTGCCCGAGCAGGTTCCTTCATATAAGATCCAGTCCACCCTCGGACATATCGTCAAGAAGAAAGGACAGGTGGACAACGAGTTCATGCGTCATTGCATGAAAGTCGCTTGGTCCCAGTGCACCTGCTGTAACCGCTGCGGCATGTACTGCCCGCACGGCATCGACATGGGTGTAATGTTCTCCTACCTGCGCGGACTCCTTTACTCTCAGGGCTTTGTACCCTGGGAACTGAAGATCGGTTCCGGTATGCACCGCGTATACCGCGCTCAGATGGACGTAACCACCGAGGACTGGGTTGAAACATGTGAATGGATGGCTGAAGAGACCGAGGAAGAATGGCCAGGTCTGACCATCCCGGTTGATAAGCAAGATGCTGAAATCATGTACACTTGTAACGCCCGTGAACCCAAGCACTACCCGGAAGATCTCGCTGAAGCAGCGGTACTCTTTCATGTGGCAGGAACAAACTGGACCGTGCCTTCCGAAGGCTGGGAACAGACCTCTCTGTCCATGTTCGCCGGTGACTGGGAATGCTGCAAGGACAATGTTAACCACGTATACGACGCCATTGAGCGACTCAACCCGGCCCGGGTAACCGGAACCGAGTGTGGTCACGCCCACCGCGCCACCGTCATCGAAGGCCCCTACTGGGCCGGACGTGAAGACGGACTGCCGCCCAAGCCTTACATTCACTACGTTGAATGGCTGGCTGAAGCACTGCGCGAAGGCAAGCTCAAAATTGACCCCGCAAAACGCATCAAAGAGCCTGTAACTCTTCAGGACTCTTGCAACTACGTGCGTAACCAGGGTCTCAAGGATGTAACCCGCGAAATCATCAGCTATATTGTTGAGCCGGGCTACTTCGTTGAAATGGCACCCAACAAGGAACACAACTACTGCTGCGGCGGCGGTGGCGGATTCAACGGAATCGGCATGTACCGTGAGCAGCGTAACGTGGCCCTGCGCAAGAAGATGGACCAGATCCTCGATACCGGTTGTAAACTGGTCATCGCGCCCTGCCATAACTGCTGGGACGCCATCCGTGACCTTGAAGAGGAATACGAAATCGGCATCCGCTGGTCTTTCCTCAAGCCTCTGATTATCGGTATGCTCGATATTCCTGAAGGCATGCGTGTCGAATGGTAG
- a CDS encoding universal stress protein, producing the protein MFKKILLATTGSPASFGAARVAFDMAKRYGSEVTIFHVVGVPTKAFSHVVNDVRTGEEVEIDEEYLAWVEEELKTTFAKQFEGADNAKIVLTTGVPAREILREARKADSDLVVMAASSGENASFHKGYPGSTLQKVAKAARCPVLSVHRESASYWGGFSNILFGTDFSKQAESAFKFALSTARELDCDLTIFHALDISGKVLDQNEIEENLIIARKRIREAYVPLMGDFKNYDIEVWEGTPYVEIVKLAREKSVDLVCLAHHTNELDPERARIGSTVEQVILRANCPVVSVSKPDKV; encoded by the coding sequence ATGTTTAAGAAAATCCTTTTGGCGACCACCGGCTCCCCCGCGAGCTTCGGTGCCGCCCGCGTAGCCTTCGACATGGCGAAACGCTACGGTTCCGAAGTAACCATCTTCCATGTTGTGGGAGTGCCTACCAAGGCATTCTCCCACGTTGTCAACGACGTGCGTACCGGCGAAGAGGTTGAGATTGACGAAGAATATCTCGCCTGGGTCGAAGAAGAACTCAAGACCACCTTTGCCAAACAGTTCGAAGGAGCTGACAACGCCAAGATCGTACTGACAACCGGTGTACCCGCCCGCGAAATCCTTCGCGAAGCCCGCAAGGCCGACAGCGACCTCGTGGTTATGGCTGCAAGCTCCGGCGAGAATGCATCCTTCCACAAGGGTTACCCCGGCTCCACCTTGCAGAAAGTGGCTAAAGCCGCACGCTGCCCGGTCCTTTCAGTACACCGTGAATCCGCATCCTACTGGGGCGGGTTCTCCAACATCCTTTTTGGTACCGACTTCTCCAAGCAGGCTGAGAGCGCATTTAAATTCGCTCTGTCCACAGCCCGCGAACTCGACTGCGACCTGACTATCTTCCATGCCCTGGATATCAGCGGCAAGGTTCTGGACCAGAATGAAATCGAGGAAAACCTGATCATTGCCCGCAAGCGGATCAGAGAAGCCTACGTCCCGCTCATGGGCGATTTCAAGAACTATGATATCGAAGTATGGGAAGGAACTCCCTACGTCGAGATCGTCAAGCTCGCCCGTGAAAAAAGCGTGGACCTTGTATGCCTCGCCCATCACACCAACGAACTTGATCCGGAAAGAGCACGTATCGGTTCTACTGTCGAACAGGTCATCTTAAGGGCAAACTGCCCGGTGGTCAGCGTCAGCAAGCCCGATAAAGTTTAG
- the divK gene encoding DVU0259 family response regulator domain-containing protein: MSKKILIIDDDQDIRSYLGDLFGDNGYETVMAEDGAVAMEVAENEKPDLITLDLEMPGEWGPRFYRKLSQSEELKRTPVIVISGLQANKYAIPKAIATLTKPFDAEELLRIVKDTIG; the protein is encoded by the coding sequence ATGTCCAAGAAGATTTTAATTATAGATGACGATCAGGATATCCGCTCATATTTGGGCGATCTTTTCGGCGATAACGGTTATGAAACTGTTATGGCTGAAGATGGAGCAGTTGCAATGGAAGTTGCTGAAAACGAAAAGCCTGATCTGATTACCCTTGATCTTGAAATGCCGGGCGAGTGGGGGCCAAGATTTTACCGCAAGCTTTCTCAGAGTGAAGAGCTCAAGAGAACTCCGGTAATTGTTATCAGCGGCCTTCAGGCTAACAAGTACGCAATTCCCAAGGCAATAGCCACACTGACAAAGCCCTTCGATGCCGAAGAGCTGCTCAGGATTGTGAAAGACACAATCGGCTAA
- the divK gene encoding DVU0259 family response regulator domain-containing protein — MPKKIMVVDDDPYIVDYLVNVFEDHGYLTCRASDGLSAYDVAIAENPDLITLDLEMPNEWGPRFYRRLTLEEQFSEIPVIVISGLPGIHMAIKRAVATIKKPFDPTEVIEIVRKALGETDGDD; from the coding sequence ATGCCCAAAAAAATAATGGTAGTGGATGATGACCCGTACATTGTGGACTACCTCGTAAACGTATTCGAGGATCACGGATACCTTACCTGCCGCGCTTCAGACGGACTTTCTGCCTATGATGTTGCCATAGCGGAAAATCCCGACCTGATCACGCTTGATCTGGAAATGCCCAATGAATGGGGGCCGCGATTTTACCGCAGGTTGACTCTGGAAGAGCAGTTTTCTGAAATTCCGGTAATTGTTATCAGCGGACTTCCCGGTATTCATATGGCTATCAAGCGTGCGGTCGCCACGATCAAAAAGCCTTTTGACCCTACTGAAGTCATTGAAATTGTGCGAAAAGCACTTGGTGAAACCGACGGAGACGACTAG